The following proteins come from a genomic window of Mustela lutreola isolate mMusLut2 chromosome 6, mMusLut2.pri, whole genome shotgun sequence:
- the TRMT11 gene encoding tRNA (guanine(10)-N2)-methyltransferase homolog isoform X2 has translation MAMSCPLNRYLLLMAQEHLEFRLPEIKSLLSLFGGQFISSQETYGKSPFWILSIPSEDIARNLMKRTVCAKSIFELWGHGKSPEELYSSLKNYPVEKMVPFLHSDSTYKIKIHTFNKTLTQEEKVKRIDALEFLPFEGKVNLKKPQHIFSVLEDYGLDSNRIPENPHNIYFGRWIADGQRELIESYSVKKRHFIGNTSMDAGLSFIMANHGKVKENDIVFDPFVGTGGLLIASAHFGAYVYGTDIDYNTVHGLGKASRKNQKWRGPDENIRANLRQYGLEKYYLDVLVSDASKPSWRKGTYFDAIITDPPYGIRESTRKTGSQKEIPKGMEKCPESHVPVSLSYHLSDMFFDLLNFAAETLVLGGRLVYWLPVYTPEYTEEMVPWHPCLRLISNCEQKLSSHTSRRLITMEKVKEFENTKWKGLWSSLEFLHCFSGWFMPLDSAGHPREDILVSSP, from the exons ATGGCGATGTCGTGCCCATTGAATAGGTATCTGCTGCTCATGGCGCAAGAGCATCTGGAGTTCCGCTTGCCG GAAATAAAGTCTTTGCTTTCACTTTTTGGAGGTCAGTTCATCAGTAGTCAGGAAACTTATGGAAAG tctCCTTTTTGGATTCTTAGCATTCCGTCAGAAGATATTGCCAGAAACTTAATGAAACGAACAGTGTGTGCCAA GTCCATATTTGAGCTATGGGGTCATGGAAAATCTCCAGAGGAGCTGTACAGTTCTCTTAAAAACTACCCTGTGGAGAAGATG gtTCCATTTCTACATTCAGATTCTACGTATAAAATAAAGATTCACACATTTAATAAAACATTGACAcaagaagaaaaagtcaaacgAATAGAT gcaCTTGAGTTTCTGCCATTTGAAGGGAAAGTGAATTTAAAGAAGCCACAGCATATATTCTCTGTTTTGGAGGATTATGGTTTGGACTCAAACCGCATCCCTGAGAATCCACATAATATCTATTTTGGTAGATGG ATTGCAGATGGACAGAGAGAGCTTATTGAGTCATACAGTGTCAAAAAGAGACACTTTATTGGAAATACAAGCATGGATGCTGGTTTATCATTTATCATGGCCAACCATGGAAAAGTGAAAGAGAACGATATTGTCTTTGATCCATTTGTTGGAAcag GTGGCCTTCTGATAGCATCTGCTCATTTTGGTGCTTATGTATATGGGACAGACATAGACTACAATACAGTTCATGGCTTAG gaAAGGCTAGTAGGAAAAACCAAAAGTGGAGAGGACCAGATGAAAACATTAGGGCAAATCTTCGTCAGTATGGTTTAGAGAAGTATTACCTCGATGTCCTGGTTTCAGATGCGTCTAaaccttcctggaggaagggcacATATTTTGATGCAATCATCACTGATc CTCCCTATGGTATCAGAGAATCTACGAGAAAAACAGGTTCTCAGAAGGAAATACCAAAGGGGATGGAAAAATG cccAGAAAGCCATGTTCCTGTTTCCTTGAGTTATCATCTGAGTGATATGTTTTTTGACTTGTTAAACTTCGCAGCTGAGACCCTCGTATTAGGTGGAAGACTAGTCTATTGGTTACCAGTGTATACACCAGA ATACACTGAAGAGATGGTACCCTGGCACCCTTGCCTGAGGCTTATTAGCAACTGTGAGCAGAAGCTTTCCAGCCACACATCAAGGCGCTTGATAACAATGGAAAAGGTGAAGGAATTTGAG
- the TRMT11 gene encoding tRNA (guanine(10)-N2)-methyltransferase homolog isoform X3, protein MAMSCPLNRYLLLMAQEHLEFRLPEIKSLLSLFGGQFISSQETYGKSPFWILSIPSEDIARNLMKRTVCAKSIFELWGHGKSPEELYSSLKNYPVEKMVPFLHSDSTYKIKIHTFNKTLTQEEKVKRIDALEFLPFEGKVNLKKPQHIFSVLEDYGLDSNRIPENPHNIYFGRWIADGQRELIESYSVKKRHFIGNTSMDAGLSFIMANHGKVKENDIVFDPFVGTGKASRKNQKWRGPDENIRANLRQYGLEKYYLDVLVSDASKPSWRKGTYFDAIITDPPYGIRESTRKTGSQKEIPKGMEKCPESHVPVSLSYHLSDMFFDLLNFAAETLVLGGRLVYWLPVYTPEYTEEMVPWHPCLRLISNCEQKLSSHTSRRLITMEKVKEFENRDEYSHLLSDHFLLYQGHNSFREKYFSGVTKRIAKDEKSSQQ, encoded by the exons ATGGCGATGTCGTGCCCATTGAATAGGTATCTGCTGCTCATGGCGCAAGAGCATCTGGAGTTCCGCTTGCCG GAAATAAAGTCTTTGCTTTCACTTTTTGGAGGTCAGTTCATCAGTAGTCAGGAAACTTATGGAAAG tctCCTTTTTGGATTCTTAGCATTCCGTCAGAAGATATTGCCAGAAACTTAATGAAACGAACAGTGTGTGCCAA GTCCATATTTGAGCTATGGGGTCATGGAAAATCTCCAGAGGAGCTGTACAGTTCTCTTAAAAACTACCCTGTGGAGAAGATG gtTCCATTTCTACATTCAGATTCTACGTATAAAATAAAGATTCACACATTTAATAAAACATTGACAcaagaagaaaaagtcaaacgAATAGAT gcaCTTGAGTTTCTGCCATTTGAAGGGAAAGTGAATTTAAAGAAGCCACAGCATATATTCTCTGTTTTGGAGGATTATGGTTTGGACTCAAACCGCATCCCTGAGAATCCACATAATATCTATTTTGGTAGATGG ATTGCAGATGGACAGAGAGAGCTTATTGAGTCATACAGTGTCAAAAAGAGACACTTTATTGGAAATACAAGCATGGATGCTGGTTTATCATTTATCATGGCCAACCATGGAAAAGTGAAAGAGAACGATATTGTCTTTGATCCATTTGTTGGAAcag gaAAGGCTAGTAGGAAAAACCAAAAGTGGAGAGGACCAGATGAAAACATTAGGGCAAATCTTCGTCAGTATGGTTTAGAGAAGTATTACCTCGATGTCCTGGTTTCAGATGCGTCTAaaccttcctggaggaagggcacATATTTTGATGCAATCATCACTGATc CTCCCTATGGTATCAGAGAATCTACGAGAAAAACAGGTTCTCAGAAGGAAATACCAAAGGGGATGGAAAAATG cccAGAAAGCCATGTTCCTGTTTCCTTGAGTTATCATCTGAGTGATATGTTTTTTGACTTGTTAAACTTCGCAGCTGAGACCCTCGTATTAGGTGGAAGACTAGTCTATTGGTTACCAGTGTATACACCAGA ATACACTGAAGAGATGGTACCCTGGCACCCTTGCCTGAGGCTTATTAGCAACTGTGAGCAGAAGCTTTCCAGCCACACATCAAGGCGCTTGATAACAATGGAAAAGGTGAAGGAATTTGAG
- the TRMT11 gene encoding tRNA (guanine(10)-N2)-methyltransferase homolog isoform X1 translates to MAMSCPLNRYLLLMAQEHLEFRLPEIKSLLSLFGGQFISSQETYGKSPFWILSIPSEDIARNLMKRTVCAKSIFELWGHGKSPEELYSSLKNYPVEKMVPFLHSDSTYKIKIHTFNKTLTQEEKVKRIDALEFLPFEGKVNLKKPQHIFSVLEDYGLDSNRIPENPHNIYFGRWIADGQRELIESYSVKKRHFIGNTSMDAGLSFIMANHGKVKENDIVFDPFVGTGGLLIASAHFGAYVYGTDIDYNTVHGLGKASRKNQKWRGPDENIRANLRQYGLEKYYLDVLVSDASKPSWRKGTYFDAIITDPPYGIRESTRKTGSQKEIPKGMEKCPESHVPVSLSYHLSDMFFDLLNFAAETLVLGGRLVYWLPVYTPEYTEEMVPWHPCLRLISNCEQKLSSHTSRRLITMEKVKEFENRDEYSHLLSDHFLLYQGHNSFREKYFSGVTKRIAKDEKSSQQ, encoded by the exons ATGGCGATGTCGTGCCCATTGAATAGGTATCTGCTGCTCATGGCGCAAGAGCATCTGGAGTTCCGCTTGCCG GAAATAAAGTCTTTGCTTTCACTTTTTGGAGGTCAGTTCATCAGTAGTCAGGAAACTTATGGAAAG tctCCTTTTTGGATTCTTAGCATTCCGTCAGAAGATATTGCCAGAAACTTAATGAAACGAACAGTGTGTGCCAA GTCCATATTTGAGCTATGGGGTCATGGAAAATCTCCAGAGGAGCTGTACAGTTCTCTTAAAAACTACCCTGTGGAGAAGATG gtTCCATTTCTACATTCAGATTCTACGTATAAAATAAAGATTCACACATTTAATAAAACATTGACAcaagaagaaaaagtcaaacgAATAGAT gcaCTTGAGTTTCTGCCATTTGAAGGGAAAGTGAATTTAAAGAAGCCACAGCATATATTCTCTGTTTTGGAGGATTATGGTTTGGACTCAAACCGCATCCCTGAGAATCCACATAATATCTATTTTGGTAGATGG ATTGCAGATGGACAGAGAGAGCTTATTGAGTCATACAGTGTCAAAAAGAGACACTTTATTGGAAATACAAGCATGGATGCTGGTTTATCATTTATCATGGCCAACCATGGAAAAGTGAAAGAGAACGATATTGTCTTTGATCCATTTGTTGGAAcag GTGGCCTTCTGATAGCATCTGCTCATTTTGGTGCTTATGTATATGGGACAGACATAGACTACAATACAGTTCATGGCTTAG gaAAGGCTAGTAGGAAAAACCAAAAGTGGAGAGGACCAGATGAAAACATTAGGGCAAATCTTCGTCAGTATGGTTTAGAGAAGTATTACCTCGATGTCCTGGTTTCAGATGCGTCTAaaccttcctggaggaagggcacATATTTTGATGCAATCATCACTGATc CTCCCTATGGTATCAGAGAATCTACGAGAAAAACAGGTTCTCAGAAGGAAATACCAAAGGGGATGGAAAAATG cccAGAAAGCCATGTTCCTGTTTCCTTGAGTTATCATCTGAGTGATATGTTTTTTGACTTGTTAAACTTCGCAGCTGAGACCCTCGTATTAGGTGGAAGACTAGTCTATTGGTTACCAGTGTATACACCAGA ATACACTGAAGAGATGGTACCCTGGCACCCTTGCCTGAGGCTTATTAGCAACTGTGAGCAGAAGCTTTCCAGCCACACATCAAGGCGCTTGATAACAATGGAAAAGGTGAAGGAATTTGAG
- the TRMT11 gene encoding tRNA (guanine(10)-N2)-methyltransferase homolog isoform X4 produces MAMSCPLNRYLLLMAQEHLEFRLPEIKSLLSLFGGQFISSQETYGKSPFWILSIPSEDIARNLMKRTVCAKSIFELWGHGKSPEELYSSLKNYPVEKMVPFLHSDSTYKIKIHTFNKTLTQEEKVKRIDALEFLPFEGKVNLKKPQHIFSVLEDYGLDSNRIPENPHNIYFGRWIADGQRELIESYSVKKRHFIGNTSMDAGLSFIMANHGKVKENDIVFDPFVGTGGLLIASAHFGAYVYGTDIDYNTVHGLGKASRKNQKWRGPDENIRANLRQYGLEKYYLDVLVSDASKPSWRKGTYFDAIITDPPYGIRESTRKTGSQKEIPKGMEKCPESHVPVSLSYHLSDMFFDLLNFAAETLVLGGRLVYWLPVYTPEYTEEMVPWHPCLRLISNCEQKLSSHTSRRLITMEKVKEFELQNIP; encoded by the exons ATGGCGATGTCGTGCCCATTGAATAGGTATCTGCTGCTCATGGCGCAAGAGCATCTGGAGTTCCGCTTGCCG GAAATAAAGTCTTTGCTTTCACTTTTTGGAGGTCAGTTCATCAGTAGTCAGGAAACTTATGGAAAG tctCCTTTTTGGATTCTTAGCATTCCGTCAGAAGATATTGCCAGAAACTTAATGAAACGAACAGTGTGTGCCAA GTCCATATTTGAGCTATGGGGTCATGGAAAATCTCCAGAGGAGCTGTACAGTTCTCTTAAAAACTACCCTGTGGAGAAGATG gtTCCATTTCTACATTCAGATTCTACGTATAAAATAAAGATTCACACATTTAATAAAACATTGACAcaagaagaaaaagtcaaacgAATAGAT gcaCTTGAGTTTCTGCCATTTGAAGGGAAAGTGAATTTAAAGAAGCCACAGCATATATTCTCTGTTTTGGAGGATTATGGTTTGGACTCAAACCGCATCCCTGAGAATCCACATAATATCTATTTTGGTAGATGG ATTGCAGATGGACAGAGAGAGCTTATTGAGTCATACAGTGTCAAAAAGAGACACTTTATTGGAAATACAAGCATGGATGCTGGTTTATCATTTATCATGGCCAACCATGGAAAAGTGAAAGAGAACGATATTGTCTTTGATCCATTTGTTGGAAcag GTGGCCTTCTGATAGCATCTGCTCATTTTGGTGCTTATGTATATGGGACAGACATAGACTACAATACAGTTCATGGCTTAG gaAAGGCTAGTAGGAAAAACCAAAAGTGGAGAGGACCAGATGAAAACATTAGGGCAAATCTTCGTCAGTATGGTTTAGAGAAGTATTACCTCGATGTCCTGGTTTCAGATGCGTCTAaaccttcctggaggaagggcacATATTTTGATGCAATCATCACTGATc CTCCCTATGGTATCAGAGAATCTACGAGAAAAACAGGTTCTCAGAAGGAAATACCAAAGGGGATGGAAAAATG cccAGAAAGCCATGTTCCTGTTTCCTTGAGTTATCATCTGAGTGATATGTTTTTTGACTTGTTAAACTTCGCAGCTGAGACCCTCGTATTAGGTGGAAGACTAGTCTATTGGTTACCAGTGTATACACCAGA ATACACTGAAGAGATGGTACCCTGGCACCCTTGCCTGAGGCTTATTAGCAACTGTGAGCAGAAGCTTTCCAGCCACACATCAAGGCGCTTGATAACAATGGAAAAGGTGAAGGAATTTGAG